One window from the genome of Engraulis encrasicolus isolate BLACKSEA-1 chromosome 16, IST_EnEncr_1.0, whole genome shotgun sequence encodes:
- the zgc:101744 gene encoding receptor expression-enhancing protein 6-like gives MAATKQLFERMVKEKNIVTDMLEKLEAKTGIQKEFLAIGIAVVLSLYMVFGYGASLLCNLVGFVYPAYFSIKAIESRNKDDDTQWLTYWVVYGMFSVAEFFSDIFLFWFPFYYAGKCVFLVWCMAPVSWNGSQMIYTRVVRPFFLKHQATMDNMVHDLTGKAKTTAESLTKDAINFGLKQE, from the exons ATGGCAGCAACCAAACAACTTTTCGAGCGGATGGTTAAGGAGAAAAATATTGTCACTGACATGCTGGAAAAACTGGAGGCTAAAACCGGAATTCAGAAGGAATTTCTTGCTATTG GTATAGCTGTAGTCCTTTCACTCTATATGGTGTTTGGCTATGGTGCCTCTCTGCTCTGCAATTTGGTCGGATTTGTGTATCCAGCGTATTTTTC AATCAAAGCCATTGAAAGCAGAAACAAAGACGACGACACTCAGTGGCTGACATATTGGGTCGTTTATGGAATGTTCAGTGTCGCAGAATTCTTCTCGGACATCTTTCTGTTCTGGTTTCCATTCTACTACGCTGGAAAG TGTGTGTTTCTAGTGTGGTGCATGGCTCCGGTATCTTGGAATGGGTCCCAGATGATCTACACTCGTGTGGTGCGACCGTTCTTCCTCAAACATCAAGCCACGATGGACAACATGGTCCACGACCTGACGGGCAAGGCCAAGACTACTGCCGAATCGCTCACAAAAGACG CCATCAATTTTGGACTCAAACAAGAGTAA
- the slc1a8b gene encoding solute carrier family 1 member 8b: MLEGLKRMLRKVVSVKLQEWISDYCRENGLLTLSVLAVVSGCVIGYMLRSLNLSSQAMIYFSFPGELLMRMLKMLILPLITSSLMSGLASMDTKASGRMGLLTVTYYLWTTFIAVIVGIVLVLIIHPGNGTEKEGHTGSSGPVMTSADALLDLIRNMIPSNLIEATFQQYKTDLVPLVQSTTKDSQANYVYIMPDYENPRMGHPVFLEITPAPEIKYKVKPGSSKQMNVLGIVIFSATMGLLLGRMGERGLPLVNVCQCINECVMKIINAAMWYFPFGIIFLVAGKILDMHDPVHLAEKLGMYFITVIVGLIVHGLILLPLFFFILTKKNPFSYIRGLLQALVIALATSSSSATLPITMKCLLENCHVDRQIARFVLPVGATINMDGTALYEAVAAIFIAQVNEYELDFGQLVTISITATAASIGAAGIPQAGLVTMVIVLTSVGLPPDDISLIVAIDWILDRFRTMINVLGDALAAGIMAHLCRKDFPKKERRDTLISYGATSVQSVPLSEIPLISNKDYIFEVVGDNVTERPPTTMYNLCQV, from the exons ATGCTGGAAGGGTTGAAGCGTATGCTGAGGAAGGTAGTGTCTGTCAAACTCCAAGAATGGATAAGCGACTATTGCAGAGAAAACGGCCTGTTGACGCTCTCTGTGCTGGCTGTGGTGTCGGGATGCGTCATCGGATACATGTTGAGGAGCCTCAATTTGTCCTCCCAG GCAATGATCTATTTCTCCTTTCCGGGAGAGCTACTGATGAGAATGCTGAAGATGCTTATTCTTCCTCTCATCACATCCAG TCTTATGTCCGGCCTGGCATCCATGGACACCAAAGCGAGCGGGCGCATGGGCCTGCTCACCGTAACATACTACCTGTGGACGACGTTCATCGCCGTCATCGTGGGAATCGTCCTGGTGCTGATCATACACCCCGGCAACGGCACCGAGAAGGAGGGCCACACTGGCTCCAGTGGCCCCGTCATGACCTCCGCTGACGCCCTCCTCGACCTCATCAG GAACATGATCCCATCAAATCTAATCGAAGCAACATTTCAGCAG TACAAGACAGATCTTGTGCCTTTGGTCCAAAGCACAACAAAGGATTCGCAGGCAAACTATGTTTACATCATGCCAGACTACGAGAACCCCAGAATGGGTCACCCAGTGTTCCTGGAGATTACCCCAGCCCCTGAGATCAAGTATAAGGTGAAACCCGGCAGCAGTAAACAGATGAACGTTCTCGGAATTGTCATATTCTCCGCCACCATGG GTCTGCTGCTGGGCCgcatgggagagagggggctgcCGCTCGTCAATGTGTGCCAGTGCATCAACGAGTGTGTCATGAAGATCATCAATGCAGCTATGTG GTACTTCCCGTTTGGCATCATATTTCTGGTGGCTGGAAAGATCCTGGACATGCACGACCCGGTGCACCTGGCGGAGAAGCTGGGCATGTACTTCATCACGGTGATCGTGGGCCTGATCGTGCACGGCCTCATCCTGCtgcccctcttcttcttcatcctcaccAAGAAGAACCCCTTCAGCTACATCCGAGGCCTGCTACAAGCTCTGGTTATCGCCTTGGCAACATCGTCaag CTCAGCAACTCTTCCCATTACCATGAAGTGCTTGCTGGAGAACTGCCATGTGGATCGCCAGATCGCTCGCTTCGTGCTGCCTGTCGGCGCCACAATCAACATGGACGGCACAGCGCTCTATGAGGCCGTGGCCGCCATATTCATAGCTCAGGTCAACGAGTACGAGCTCGACTTTGGACAGCTTGTCACCATCAG CATCACAGCAACAGCTGCCAGCATTGGAGCAGCAGGCATCCCTCAGGCTGGCCTGGTTACCATGGTGATCGTCCTGACCTCTGTGGGACTTCCTCCTGACGACATCTCACTCATTGTCGCCATTGATTGGATCCT GGATCGCTTCAGGACCATGATCAACGTCCTTGGGGATGCCCTTGCTGCAGGCATCATGGCCCACCTGTGCAGAAAAGACTTCCCGAAGAAGGAGAGG CGCGACACCTTGATCTCCTACGGGGCGACGAGCGTGCAAAGCGTGCCATTATCAGAGATCCCCCTGATATCCAACAAGGACTATATATTTGAGGTGGTTGGGGACAATGTAACGGAGAGACCTCCCACGACAATGTACAATCTCTGCCAGGTCTAA